The following are encoded in a window of Trichomycterus rosablanca isolate fTriRos1 chromosome 13, fTriRos1.hap1, whole genome shotgun sequence genomic DNA:
- the bmp4 gene encoding bone morphogenetic protein 4 — MIPGNRMLMVILLCQVVLGEHNHASLIPEEGKKKVLGHNPGQSHELLRDFEATLLRMFGLQRRPRPTRSAVVPQYLVDLYRLQSGEAEEAGAHDVTFEYPEKSTSRANTVRAFHHEEHMEQVPSDGLYSSETPLRFYFNLSSIPEDELLSTAELRLYRQQIEEPGLEPQHTGNEGIHRINVYEVLKPPRSGQLITRLLDTRLVSHNISSWESFDVSPAVLRWTRERLPNHGLAIEVLHLNQTPQHQGKHVRISRSLHQASDEGWNQLRPLLVTFGHDGKGHPLTRRTKRSPKQRGRKRNRNCRRHALYVDFSDVGWNDWIVAPPGYQAFYCHGDCPFPLADHLNSTNHAIVQTLVNSLNSNIPKACCVPTELSAISMLYLDETDRVVLKNYQEMVVEGCGCR, encoded by the exons ATGATTCCTGGTAATCGAATGCTGATGGTCATTTTATTATGCCAAGTTGTACTGGGAGAGCATAACCATGCTAGTTTAATACCTGAGGAAGGCAAGAAAAAGGTGTTGGGCCATAACCCAGGTCAAAGCCATGAACTGCTGCGGGACTTCGAGGCCACACTGCTGCGCATGTTCGGGCTGCAGAGGCGGCCACGGCCCACTCGCTCGGCAGTGGTGCCCCAGTACCTCGTCGACCTCTATAGACTGCAGTCAGGAGAGGCGGAGGAGGCTGGAGCCCATGATGTCACCTTTGAGTACCCTGAGAAGTCCACTAGCCGAGCTAACACTGTAAGAGCGTTCCATCATGAAG AGCACATGGAGCAGGTGCCGTCAGATGGTCTGTACAGCTCTGAGACTCCTCTGCGTTTCTATTTTAACCTCAGCAGCATCCCCGAAGATGAGCTTCTCTCTACAGCAGAACTGCGACTCTACAGACAGCAGATCGAAGAGCCCGGCTTGGAGCCCCAACACACAGGAAATGAGGGAATCCACCGGATCAACGTGTATGAGGTGCTGAAGCCACCTAGGTCAGGGCAGCTTATAACGCGCCTTCTGGACACACGCCTCGTAAGCCACAACATCTCCAGCTGGGAGAGCTTCGATGTGAGTCCAGCTGTGCTGCGCTGGACACGCGAGCGCCTGCCCAACCACGGACTCGCAATCGAGGTCCTACATTTAAATCAAACACCTCAGCACCAGGGAAAGCACGTGCGCATCAGCCGCTCGTTGCACCAGGCCTCAGACGAAGGCTGGAATCAGCTGCGGCCTTTGCTGGTCACTTTTGGCCACGATGGTAAAGGCCACCCTCTGACACGCAGGACAAAACGTAGCCCCAAACAGCGAGGCCGTAAACGCAACCGCAACTGCAGGCGACATGCGCTTTATGTGGACTTCAGTGATGTGGGCTGGAATGACTGGATAGTGGCACCACCAGGCTACCAGGCCTTCTACTGCCACGGAGACTGTCCCTTTCCTCTAGCTGACCATCTGAACTCCACAAACCATGCTATTGTACAAACACTGGTCAACTCGTTAAACAGCAATATTCCCAAGGCCTGCTGTGTGCCCACCGAGCTGAGTGCCATCTCAATGCTCTACCTGGATGAGACTGATAGGGTGGTCCTCAAAAACTACCAGGAAATGGTGGTAGAAGGCTGTGGTTGTCGCTAG